In one Tripterygium wilfordii isolate XIE 37 chromosome 22, ASM1340144v1, whole genome shotgun sequence genomic region, the following are encoded:
- the LOC119992103 gene encoding probable terpene synthase 12 isoform X2 gives MAVHLMNTSLTLIHPLKCDFLKQVPPPRRVRTTPADARWVSCSFSSTEFPMPAPNYQRRSANYKPTTWTHKFLQSIKIDHTDEEYEKLKAKKLKEEVRDVFKYFMDDNGHFKRYIQNDIKGMLSLYEAAYLALEGEEDLLDKALVFTSEHLRDFQSKMEGYYGIAEHVSHSLELPVHRRMSRLEARWFIEALDKSNYINSKLLELAKLDFNLVQSVHQRDLGDMSMWWNNLGLSNKLSFARDRLMECFFWTVGMVFQPQFSHCRKGLTKVTYFITIIDDIYDVYGTLDELEQFTNLVERWDIDGVADLPDYMRLCFLALYNTINEMAYDTLKERGENIIPYLTKAWADICKAFLQEAKWSCGKCIPTFEEYLENGWRSVSGVVILTHTYFLLGQTISKQPLDCLKDCHQLLRSSSIIFRLCNDLGTSSAEILRGESANSITCYMNETRCSEEVARAHCISLIGKAWKELNRILVDDDSPFDEFFVETAINLARMAQCTYQYGDAHGAPDATSKNRVRSLIIEPISLA, from the exons ATGGCAGTTCATCTGATGAACACCAGCTTAACCCTTATCCACCCACTGAAATGTGATTTTCTTAAACAAGTTCCTCCACCAAGACGAGTTCGTACGACTCCGGCCGACGCTCGGTGGGTTAGTTGCTCATTCAGCAGTACAGAATTTCCCATGCCAGCACCCAATTACCAAAGACGGTCTGCGAATTACAAGCCAACTACTTGGACTCATAAATTCTTGCAGTCCATAAAGATTGATCATACG GATGAAGAATACGAAAAATTAAAAGCAAAGAAGCTGAAGGAGGAAGTGAGGG ATGTTTTCAAGTATTTTATGGACGATAATGGTCATTTCAAACGATATATTCAAAACGACATTAAAGGAATGTTGAGTCTGTATGAAGCTGCCTATCTTGCgttggaaggagaagaagacCTCTTAGACAAGGCCTTGGTATTCACAAGTGAACATCTCAGGGACTTTCAGAGTAAAATGGAGGGCTACTATGGCATTGCAGAACATGTGAGTCACTCTTTGGAACTTCCAGTGCATCGTAGAATGTCTAGGCTTGAAGCAAGGTGGTTTATCGAAGCTTTAGATAAATCAAATTATATAAACTCAAAGCTACTTGAGCTTGCAAAGCTGGACTTCAACTTGGTACAATCAGTACACCAAAGAGATCTTGGAGATATGTCAAT GTGGTGGAATAATTTGGGACTATCAAACAAGTTAAGCTTCGCTAGAGACAGATTGATGGAGTGCTTCTTTTGGACTGTCGGAATGGTGTTTCAACCTCAATTTAGTCATTGTCGCAAAGGACTAACAAAAGTGACCTATTTTATTACAATTATTGATGACATCTACGACGTTTATGGTACCCTAGATGAATTGGAGCAATTTACCAATCTTGTTGAGAG GTGGGACATCGATGGTGTTGCAGATCTTCCGGACTACATGAGATTATGCTTTCTAGCTCTGTATAACACTATTAACGAAATGGCTTATGACACCCTTAAAGAACGAGGAGAAAACATCATTCCATACCTAACAAAAGCT tggGCAGATATATGTAAAGCATTTTTACAAGAAGCCAAGTGGAGTTGCGGCAAATGCATCCCAACATTTGAGGAATATCTTGAGAATGGATGGCGATCGGTATCAGGAGTTGTGATACTCACCCACACTTATTTTCTGTTGGGTCAAACAATCTCAAAGCAACCACTAGATTGCTTGAAAGATTGCCACCAACTCTTGCGTTCATCGTCAATTATTTTTCGACTTTGCAATGATCTAGGTACTTCATCG GCTGAGATATTGAGAGGAGAAAGTGCAAATTCAATAACTTGTTACATGAATGAAACCAGATGTTCTGAGGAAGTTGCTCGAGCACACTGTATTAGTTTGATTGGCAAAGCATGGAAGGAATTGAACAGAATCCTCGTTGACGATGATTCACCATTTGACGAGTTCTTTGTTGAAACAGCTATTAATCTTGCTCGAATGGCACAATGTACTTATCAATATGGAGATGCACACGGAGCACCAGACGCAACATCGAAGAATCGAGTTAGATCGCTTATAATTGAACCCATTTCGCTCGCATAG
- the LOC119992254 gene encoding scarecrow-like protein 32, whose amino-acid sequence MEADLLQNPNRALLNTTTRTTQSSLLRGCLGSLDGACIEKLLLHCASALESNDVTLAQQVMWVLNNIASLVGDPNQRLTAWFLRALIARASTVCPPTSINDNNFDGSSTIIQRRLMTVTELAGYVDLIPWHRFGFCASNGLIFKAIQGFNKVHILDFSITHCMQWPTLIDALAKRPEGPPSLRITVPSIRPPVPPLVNVSIEEVGLRLANFAKFRDVPFEFNVIESKDFITSFDFESLMNVTYQEDEALVINCQNWIRYLSDEEHRNNIVASDVASRDDFLAVIKGLNPCLVIVVDEDSDLSGPSLASRITACFNYLWIPFDALETFLPKDSRQRIEFESDIGRKIENIISFEGGQRIERLESGIKLSQRIRNNGFSSVPFCEEIVKEVKGLLDENASGWGMKREEDMLVLTWKGHNSVFATAWAPSPCGSYVD is encoded by the coding sequence atggaagctgATCTTCTACAAAACCCTAATCGTGCTCTCTTAAACACAACAACAAGAACCACTCAGAGTTCTCTCTTAAGAGGTTGTCTTGGAAGTCTTGATGGAGCATGTATAGAGAAGCTTCTACTTCACTGTGCAAGTGCCTTGGAAAGCAATGATGTAACTTTGGCTCAACAAGTGATGTGGGTTCTCAACAATATAGCTTCTTTGGTTGGTGACCCAAATCAAAGACTCACTGCTTGGTTCTTGAGGGCTCTCATTGCTAGAGCTTCTACGGTTTGTCCTCCGACATCTATTAACGACAATAATTTTGATGGCAGCAGCACAATTATTCAAAGGAGGCTAATGACTGTGACTGAACTAGCCGGGTACGTTGATCTAATCCCATGGCATCGGTTCGGATTTTGTGCCTCGAATGGTCTAATCTTCAAGGCAATTCAAGGATTCAATAAAGTTCATATCTTAGATTTTAGTATCACTCATTGTATGCAATGGCCTACTCTTATTGATGCACTAGCTAAAAGGCCTGAAGGTCCTCCTTCATTAAGAATCACTGTGCCTTCAATTAGGCCACCAGTCCCTCCTTTGGTAAATGTTTCTATCGAAGAAGTTGGTCTCCGGCTAGCGAATTTCGCTAAGTTTAGAGACGTTCCATTTGAATTCAATGTGATTGAAAGCAAGGACTTCATCACTAGCTTTGATTTTGAATCACTGATGAATGTTACATATCAAGAGGATGAGGCTTTGGTGATTAATTGTCAAAATTGGATTCGATATTTGTCCGATGAGGAGCATCGGAACAATATTGTCGCTAGCGATGTTGCATCGCGTGATGATTTCCTTGCGGTAATCAAAGGATTAAACCCTTGTCTTGTAATTGTGGTTGATGAGGATTCTGATTTGAGTGGACCAAGTCTCGCATCAAGAATTACAGCTTGTTTTAACTATCTTTGGATACCATTTGATGCACTTGAGACCTTCTTGCCTAAAGACAGTCGACAAAGGATCGAATTCGAGTCCGATATTGGGCGGAAAATTGAGAACATCATAAGCTTTGAAGGAGGCCAAAGAATAGAGAGATTAGAGTCAGGGATTAAGCTATCACAAAGGATTAGAAACAATGGTTTTTCAAGTGTTCCATTTTGTGAAGAGATCGTTAAGGAAGTTAAGGGTTTATTAGATGAAAATGCAAGTGGGTGGGGtatgaagagagaagaagacatGTTGGTTCTCACATGGAAAGGTCACAACTCAGTTTTTGCAACAGCTTGGGCCCCAAGTCCATGTGGTTCGTATGTGGATTAA
- the LOC119991899 gene encoding 60S ribosomal protein L8-like: MGRVIRSQRKGAGSVFKSHTHHRKGPARFRSLDFGERNGYLRGVVSEIIHDPGRGAPLARVVFRHPFRYKHQKELFVAAEGMYTGQFIYCGKKANLMVGNVLPLRAIPEGAVVCNVEHHVGDRGVLARASGDYAIVISHNPDNGTTRVKLPSGAKKIVPSGCRAMIGQVAGGGRTEKPLLKAGNAYHKYRVKRNCWPKVRGVAMNPVEHPHGGGNHQHIGHASTVSRFAPPGQKVGLIAARRTGRLRGQAAAAASKSDKGS; the protein is encoded by the exons ATGGGTCGAGTAATTCGGTCGCAACGTAAGGGTGCGGGGTCTGTCTTCAAGTCCCACACCCACCACCGCAAGGGTCCGGCCCGTTTCCGCTCCCTCGACTTCGGCGAGCGCAACGGTTACCTGAGGGGTGTAGTCTCCGAGATCATCCACGATCCGGGTCGCGGTGCTCCCCTTGCTCGTGTTGTGTTCCGCCATCCCTTCCGTTACAAGCATCAGAAGGAGCTATTCGTCGCCGCTGAGGGCATGTACACCGGTCAATTCATCTACTGTGGCAAGAAGGCTAACTTGATGGTAGGAAATGTTCTTCCTCTTAGAGCTATTCCCGAGGGTGCCGTTGTCTGCAATGTTGAGCACCATGTTGGTGACCGTGGCGTTCTTGCTAGAGCCTCTGGTGATTATGCTATTGTTATCAGTCACAACCCTGATAATGGAACTACCAG AGTCAAGCTTCCCTCTGGAGCAAAGAAGATTGTGCCAAGTGGGTGCAGGGCTATGATTGGTCAGGTTGCAGGTGGTGGCAGGACTGAGAAGCCACTTCTGAAGGCAGGTAATGCATATCACAAATACCGTGTGAAGAGGAACTGCTGGCCTAAGGTTCGTGGTGTTGCGATGAATCCTGTCGAGCATCCCCATGGTGGTGGTAACCACCAGCATATTGGGCACGCTAGTACAGTTAGCCGCTTTGCTCCACCTGGTCAAAAGGTGGGTCTCATTGCAGCCAGGAGGACAGGTCGTCTTCGGGGACAAGCTGCCGCTGCTGCTTCAAAATCTGATAAGGGTTCTTAG
- the LOC119992103 gene encoding probable terpene synthase 12 isoform X1 encodes MAVHLMNTSLTLIHPLKCDFLKQVPPPRRVRTTPADARWVSCSFSSTEFPMPAPNYQRRSANYKPTTWTHKFLQSIKIDHTDEEYEKLKAKKLKEEVRGMINDEGVEILTKLELINDIQRLGLGYHYENDIKKALDRCLSSKEEEISLHATALRFRLLRQHGYQVSQDVFKYFMDDNGHFKRYIQNDIKGMLSLYEAAYLALEGEEDLLDKALVFTSEHLRDFQSKMEGYYGIAEHVSHSLELPVHRRMSRLEARWFIEALDKSNYINSKLLELAKLDFNLVQSVHQRDLGDMSMWWNNLGLSNKLSFARDRLMECFFWTVGMVFQPQFSHCRKGLTKVTYFITIIDDIYDVYGTLDELEQFTNLVERWDIDGVADLPDYMRLCFLALYNTINEMAYDTLKERGENIIPYLTKAWADICKAFLQEAKWSCGKCIPTFEEYLENGWRSVSGVVILTHTYFLLGQTISKQPLDCLKDCHQLLRSSSIIFRLCNDLGTSSAEILRGESANSITCYMNETRCSEEVARAHCISLIGKAWKELNRILVDDDSPFDEFFVETAINLARMAQCTYQYGDAHGAPDATSKNRVRSLIIEPISLA; translated from the exons ATGGCAGTTCATCTGATGAACACCAGCTTAACCCTTATCCACCCACTGAAATGTGATTTTCTTAAACAAGTTCCTCCACCAAGACGAGTTCGTACGACTCCGGCCGACGCTCGGTGGGTTAGTTGCTCATTCAGCAGTACAGAATTTCCCATGCCAGCACCCAATTACCAAAGACGGTCTGCGAATTACAAGCCAACTACTTGGACTCATAAATTCTTGCAGTCCATAAAGATTGATCATACG GATGAAGAATACGAAAAATTAAAAGCAAAGAAGCTGAAGGAGGAAGTGAGGGGTATGATCAACGATGAGGGTGTAGAGATTTTGACCAAGCTTGAATTGATTAATGACATTCAACGTTTAGGATTGGGATACCACTATGAGAATGATATAAAGAAAGCTCTTGATAGATGTTTATCttccaaagaagaagaaatttcaCTTCATGCCACTGCTCTTAGGTTTAGGCTCCTAAGACAACATGGCTATCAAGTCTCACAAG ATGTTTTCAAGTATTTTATGGACGATAATGGTCATTTCAAACGATATATTCAAAACGACATTAAAGGAATGTTGAGTCTGTATGAAGCTGCCTATCTTGCgttggaaggagaagaagacCTCTTAGACAAGGCCTTGGTATTCACAAGTGAACATCTCAGGGACTTTCAGAGTAAAATGGAGGGCTACTATGGCATTGCAGAACATGTGAGTCACTCTTTGGAACTTCCAGTGCATCGTAGAATGTCTAGGCTTGAAGCAAGGTGGTTTATCGAAGCTTTAGATAAATCAAATTATATAAACTCAAAGCTACTTGAGCTTGCAAAGCTGGACTTCAACTTGGTACAATCAGTACACCAAAGAGATCTTGGAGATATGTCAAT GTGGTGGAATAATTTGGGACTATCAAACAAGTTAAGCTTCGCTAGAGACAGATTGATGGAGTGCTTCTTTTGGACTGTCGGAATGGTGTTTCAACCTCAATTTAGTCATTGTCGCAAAGGACTAACAAAAGTGACCTATTTTATTACAATTATTGATGACATCTACGACGTTTATGGTACCCTAGATGAATTGGAGCAATTTACCAATCTTGTTGAGAG GTGGGACATCGATGGTGTTGCAGATCTTCCGGACTACATGAGATTATGCTTTCTAGCTCTGTATAACACTATTAACGAAATGGCTTATGACACCCTTAAAGAACGAGGAGAAAACATCATTCCATACCTAACAAAAGCT tggGCAGATATATGTAAAGCATTTTTACAAGAAGCCAAGTGGAGTTGCGGCAAATGCATCCCAACATTTGAGGAATATCTTGAGAATGGATGGCGATCGGTATCAGGAGTTGTGATACTCACCCACACTTATTTTCTGTTGGGTCAAACAATCTCAAAGCAACCACTAGATTGCTTGAAAGATTGCCACCAACTCTTGCGTTCATCGTCAATTATTTTTCGACTTTGCAATGATCTAGGTACTTCATCG GCTGAGATATTGAGAGGAGAAAGTGCAAATTCAATAACTTGTTACATGAATGAAACCAGATGTTCTGAGGAAGTTGCTCGAGCACACTGTATTAGTTTGATTGGCAAAGCATGGAAGGAATTGAACAGAATCCTCGTTGACGATGATTCACCATTTGACGAGTTCTTTGTTGAAACAGCTATTAATCTTGCTCGAATGGCACAATGTACTTATCAATATGGAGATGCACACGGAGCACCAGACGCAACATCGAAGAATCGAGTTAGATCGCTTATAATTGAACCCATTTCGCTCGCATAG
- the LOC119990892 gene encoding tricyclene synthase TPS4, chloroplastic-like: protein MAYDTLKEQGENIIPYLTKAWTDICEAFLQEVKRSYGKRIPTFDEYLENGWRSVSGVVILTHTYFLLDQKISKQALECLEDCHQLLRSSSIIFRLCNDMGTSSAEIERGESVNSITCYMNEIGCSEEVARAYCSSLIGEAWKELNRIRVDDDSPFDEFFVETTINLAQIAQFLVCFANQFVSERGNTFFGGGQVNIKVFSKTPLNLLLVFRMP from the exons ATGGCTTATGACACCCTTAAAGAACAAGGAGAAAACATCATTCCGTACCTAACAAAAGCT TGGACAGATATATGTGAAGCATTTTTACAGGAAGTCAAGCGGAGTTACGGCAAACGCATTCCAACATTTGATGAATATCTTGAGAATGGATGGCGATCGGTTTCAGGAGTTGTGATACTCACTCACACATATTTTCTGTTGGATCAAAAGATCTCAAAGCAGGCACTGGAATGCTTGGAAGATTGCCACCAACTCTTGCGTTCATCGTCAATTATTTTTCGACTTTGCAATGATATGGGTACTTCATCG GCAGAGATAGAGAGGGGCGAAAGTGTAAATTCAATAACTTGTTACATGAACGAAATCGGATGTTCTGAGGAAGTTGCTCGAGCATACTGTAGTAGTTTGATAGGTGAAGCATGGAAGGAATTGAACAGAATCCGTGTTGATGACGATTCACCTTTTGACGAATTCTTTGTTGAAACAACTATTAATCttgctcaaattgcacaat ttCTTGTTTGTTTTGCGAACCAATTCGTCTCTGAGCGTGGCAATACGTTCTTTGGTGGTGGTCAAGTCAATATTAAAGTATTCTCTAAGACTCCTTTGAACTTACTCCTGGTTTTCCGAATGCCGTAA
- the LOC119990678 gene encoding G-type lectin S-receptor-like serine/threonine-protein kinase At4g03230 — MSLLIHMFSLFIVLIGFPALFCSARDTITFNDPLRDQEAETLVSGKYELGFFTPNGRSDNKRYLGIWYYKSRPRTVVWVANRDEPLEDSTGVFALSKDGNLRVLDMQNKSYWSTPLTGRPFVNSFPYRTTVRLMDTGNLVLREEDPKNNVSVITHWKSFDYPSDTFLPGMKMNEDLVLSSWVSNDDPGHGDFTFQKDEGESQYNIRKKTVRYWQNKVSGSFIDSSDDEANLTILLSPQDYDWRLVMNFTGQIQIYMGDDLHWWAPRSPCSVYNLCGNFGSCNDGTQSLCKCLPGFEPKSLHKWNSRDFWEGCTRKSSGHTKNDVFLSLKKMKVSKPDEHFRTNNETDCKMACLENENCHGYSYEFRDTGRCNCWIWSEELKNLWENYTSGGRDIQVRVAVSDIESTRRSCETCGTNIIPYPLSTEPSCGDIRYWSFNCSNDTGQLSFQTYTGFYSVANIKPENRTFSVLVQNCTDVESANRLLQLNHSSMFYVSRGCNDVWNQPKLDGFLEDNDFKEVEIAWMLPPEPICYASKDCIDWPHSSCRASGNGKKCQCQCNEFFHWEPSLLNCTAETDEYKKLKGHATKEKLLFLIPVGITATALIISGVVFSLYFLRRRRIEHLRESRRRIQGNQAFRLYDSVKRVKDLILSEEFLEEDRKDIDVPFFNLESILAATGDFSDANMLGQGGFGPVYKGTFPGGQEIAIKRLSSGSGQGLEEFKNEVVLIAKLQHRNLVRLLGYCVEGNEKILLYEYMPNKSLDSFLFDRTMCVLLNWEIRVSIIMGIARGLLYLHQDSRLRIIHRDMKTSNVLLDEEMNPKISDFGLARIFGGKQTETCTKRVVGTYGYMAPEYALDGYFSIKSDVFSFGVVVLEIVTGKRNTGFSQSGQTLSLLGYAWLLWTEDKASCLMDQTLSETCDQSEFLKCVNVGLLCVQEDPCDRPTMSDVLFMLGNETARLPNPKKPAFAVRRSPSGAASSSAKMESVNGLTASLYQGR, encoded by the exons ATGTCTCTGTTAATTCACATGTTCTCCCTGTTCATTGTCTTAATCGGTTTTCCCGCTCTTTTTTGCTCTGCAAGGGATACTATTACATTCAACGACCCACTTAGAGATCAGGAGGCAGAGACTCTTGTTTCAGGGAAATATGAACTCGGATTCTTTACTCCTAATGGGCGTTCAGATAACAAGAGGTACTTGGGCATATGGTACTACAAATCGAGACCAAGAACTGTTGTGTGGGTTGCCAATCGCGATGAACCACTTGAAGATTCCACCGGCGTTTTTGCTCTTTCAAAGGATGGAAACTTAAGAGTGTTAGATATGCAGAACAAATCTTACTGGTCAACCCCATTGACCGGACGACCATTTGTGAATTCCTTTCCTTATAGGACGACTGTGAGGCTCATGGATACTGGAAATTTGGTACTACGCGAAGAAGACCCAAAAAATAATGTTTCAGTAATTACCCATTGGAAAAGTTTTGATTACCCATCTGATACATTTCTTCCTGGTATGAAGATGAATGAAGACTTGGTCTTATCTTCATGGGTAAGTAATGATGATCCTGGTCACGGAGACTTCACGTTCCAGaaagatgaaggagaaagcCAATATAACATCCGGAAAAAAACAGTTAGATACTGGCAAAACAAAGTCTCAGGTTCTTTCATCGACTCCTCCGATGACGAGGCTAATCTTACAATTTTATTATCTCCGCAGGATTATGATTGGAGGCTGGTTATGAATTTCACAGGGCAAATACAGATTTACATGGGGGATGATTTGCACTGGTGGGCACCTAGGAGTCCCTGCAGTGTATACAATCTTTGTGGGAACTTTGGCAGCTGCAATGATGGGACTCAGTCATTGTGCAAGTGTTTACCAGGATTTGAGCCCAAGTCATTACATAAATGGAATTCGAGGGACTTTTGGGAGGGATGCACCAGAAAGTCATCTGGACACACTAAGAATGATGTGTTTCTGAgtttgaagaagatgaaagtaAGCAAACCAGATGAGCATTTCAGGACAAACAATGAAACTGATTGCAAAATGGCTTGTCTGGAGAATGAAAACTGCCACGGTTATTCATATGAATTTCGAGATACTGGTAGGTGTAACTGCTGGATCTGGTCTGAGGAGCTCAAAAATCTTTGGGAGAATTATACCAGCGGTGGCCGCGACATTCAAGTTCGTGTTGCAGTTTCTGATATAG AATCGACGAGGAGAAGTTGTGAAACTTGTGGTACTAACATTATCCCCTATCCTCTGAGCACTGAACCCAGTTGTGGAGATATCAGGTACTGGAGCTTCAACTGTAGCAATGATACCGGCCAGCTCAGCTTTCAAACGTATACTGGTTTCTACAGTGTCGCCAACATCAAACCAGAAAATCGTACATTTTCTGTTCTGGTCCAAAACTGCACAGATGTTGAGTCGGCGAACAGACTTCTCCAGCTCAACCATTCCTCAATGTTTTATGTCAGCAGAGGGTGTAACGATGTCTGGAATCAGCCTAAACTTGATGGTTTTCTGGAAGATAATGACTTTAAGGAGGTAGAAATAGCTTGGATGCTGCCACCAGAGCCAATCTGCTATGCATCAAAAGACTGCATCGATTGGCCTCATTCTAGCTGCAGAGCATCTGGAAATGGGAAAAAATGCCAATGCCAATGCAATGAATTCTTTCATTGGGAACCTTCACTTCTCAACTGCACTGCTG AAACAGATGAATACAAGAAACTTAAAGGGCACGCAACCAAAGAGAAGCTGCTGTTTTTGATACCGGTGGGGATTACTGCAACAGCACTCATAATCTCAGGTGTTGTTTTCTCTTTATACTTTCTGAGGCGGAGAAGGATCGAACATTTACGAG AATCCAGGAGAAGAATACAGGGAAATCAGGCATTTCGGTTGTATGACAGTGTGAAACGTGTTAAAGACCTAATACTCTCTGAAGAATTTCTAGAAGAAGATAGGAAAGACATAGATGTGCCTTTTTTTAACTTGGAAAGCATACTTGCTGCTACAGGTGATTTCTCAGATGCAAACATGCTTGGACAAGGGGGCTTTGGACCTGTTTACAAG GGAACATTCCCGGGAGGACAAGAAATTGCAATAAAGAGGCTCTCCAGTGGTTCTGGACAGGGGCTGGAGGAATTCAAGAATGAGGTTGTGTTGATTGCCAAGCTACAGCATCGCAATCTTGTTAGACTTTTGGGCTATTGCGTTGAAggaaatgagaaaattttgctttatgaGTACATGCCTAACAAGAGCTTAGACTCCTTCCTGTTTG ATCGAACCATGTGCGTGTTATTGAATTGGGAAATACGCGTGAGCATCATTATGGGAATCGCGCGAGGGCTGCTTTATCTTCACCAAGATTCTAGGTTGAGGATCATTCATAGAGATATGAAAACAAGCAATGTTCTTTTAGATGAGGAGATGAACCCCAAAATATCTGATTTTGGCCTGGCAAGAATTTTTGGAGGCAAACAAACtgaaacttgcacaaaaagagtAGTGGGAACTTA TGGATACATGGCTCCAGAATATGCATTAGACGGATATTTTTCGATCAAGTCCGATGTTTTCAGCTTTGGTGTGGTTGTGCTTGAGATTGTAACTGGTAAAAGGAACACTGGATTTTCTCAGTCAGGACAAACTCTCAGCCTTCTGGGTTAT GCATGGCTGCTGTGGACAGAAGACAAAGCATCATGTTTGATGGACCAGACACTGAGTGAAACTTGCGATCAAAGTGAATTTCTTAAGTGTGTAAATGTCGGGCTGTTGTGCGTGCAGGAAGACCCTTGCGATCGACCCACCATGTCAGATGTTCTTTTCATGCTAGGAAATGAAACAGCTCGTCTTCCAAATCCTAAAAAACCAGCCTTTGCAGTAAGGAGATCCCCTTCCGGCGCAGCTTCTTCTTCTGCAAAAATGGAATCCGTGAATGGGTTAACAGCTAGTTTATACCAAGGCCGATGA